In Rhodoferax sediminis, the sequence TGGGGCGGCCCGGCGGCAAAACCTGGCTTTTGTTGGTAGCGAATCTTGTTAGCGAAACGCATCATTCCCTGCCTCGACGTCACCGGCGGGCGCGTGGTCAAGGGCGTCAATTTCGTCGAGTTGCGCGATGCCGGCGACCCGGTCGAGATCGCCGCGCGCTACAACGAGCAGGGCGCCGACGAGTTGACTTTTCTGGACATCACCGCCACCAGCGACGGGCGCGACCTGATCCTGCCCATCATCGAGGCGGTGGCCAGCCAGGTCTTCATTCCGCTGACCGTGGGCGGCGGCGTGCGCACCGTGGATGACGTGCGGCGTCTACTGAACGCGGGCGCCGACAAGACCAGCTTCAACTCGGCGGCGATCGCCAATCCCGATGTGATCGAGGCGGCCTCGGCCAAATACGGCGCGCAATGCATCGTGGTGGCGATCGACGCCAAGCGGCGCTCCGGGGAAGACGCCAGGACGCGCGGCCCGGGCTGGGACGTCTACAGCCACGGCGGGCGCAAGAACACCGGCCTGGACGCCGTGGCCTGGGCCTGCGAGATGGCGCGCCGCGGCGCGGGCGAGATCCTGCTCACCAGCATGGACCGCGACGGTACCAAGTCGGGGTTCGATCTGGCCCTCACGCGCGCGGTGAGCGACGCGGTCAGCGTGCCGGTGATCGCCTCGGGCGGCGTCGGCAACCTCGATCACCTGGCCGACGGCATCCAGATCGGCGGCGCCGATGCGGTGCTGGCCGCCAGCATCTTCCACTACGGCGAGTACACCGTGGGCCAAGCCAAGCGGCACATGGCGGCGCGCGGCATTCCGGTGCGTCTCTAAAGCTTTTCCACCCCAAGTCCTCGTAGCTGGGGTCTTGATGACTATGAATTTCATAGCATCCCGAAATACCCGACAATCTCCTCATGAACTGGCTTGACGAA encodes:
- the hisF gene encoding imidazole glycerol phosphate synthase subunit HisF, producing the protein MLAKRIIPCLDVTGGRVVKGVNFVELRDAGDPVEIAARYNEQGADELTFLDITATSDGRDLILPIIEAVASQVFIPLTVGGGVRTVDDVRRLLNAGADKTSFNSAAIANPDVIEAASAKYGAQCIVVAIDAKRRSGEDARTRGPGWDVYSHGGRKNTGLDAVAWACEMARRGAGEILLTSMDRDGTKSGFDLALTRAVSDAVSVPVIASGGVGNLDHLADGIQIGGADAVLAASIFHYGEYTVGQAKRHMAARGIPVRL